A genome region from Oenanthe melanoleuca isolate GR-GAL-2019-014 chromosome 14, OMel1.0, whole genome shotgun sequence includes the following:
- the ATP6V0C gene encoding V-type proton ATPase 16 kDa proteolipid subunit c: MSSSASPEYASFFAVMGASAAMVFSALGAAYGTAKSGTGIAAMSVMRPELIMKSIIPVVMAGIIAIYGLVVAVLIANALSPEITLFKSFLQLGAGLSVGLSGLAAGFAIGIVGDAGVRGTAQQPRLFVGMILILIFAEVLGLYGLIVALILSTK; this comes from the exons ATGTCCTCCAGCGCCAGCCCCGAGTACGCCTCCTTCTTCGCCGTGATGGGCGCTTCGGCCGCCATGGTCTTTAGCG ccttgggAGCTGCATATGGAACAGCAAAGAGTGGCACGGGTATTGCAGCCATGTCTGTCATGAGGCCTGAGCTGATCATGAAGTCCATCATCCCTGTGGTCATGGCGGGTATTATAGCAATCTACGGCCTCGTAGTGGCAGTGCTCATTGCCAATGCCCTCTCACCTGAAATCACGCTATTCAA GAGCTTCCTTCAGCTGGGTGCTGGCTTGAGCGTGGGTCTCAGCGGTCTGGCTGCTGGCTTTGCCATCGGCATTGTGGGCGATGCAGGTGTCcggggcacagcacagcagcccaggtTATTTGTGGGGATGATCCTCATTTTGATCTTCGCTGAAGTCTTGGGTCTCTATGGCCTCATTGTTGCCCTTATCCTCTCCACGAAGTAA